In Paenibacillus sp. BIC5C1, a genomic segment contains:
- a CDS encoding glycoside hydrolase family 95 protein codes for MNDFTLWYSTPAADWSQGLPLGNGRIGAVVMASSHQEVWSMSEVTYWSGRIDPEHPSEGGKAALQEMRDHFFSGDYDEGDRLAKQQLQPKKRNFGTHLGLCDVVIDFGKKNSSSDEVGSFQRELDLTHALAGAFWKDDEITILREVFASHADDIVASRVWSDATGGVSFTLGLQAGTESFKVIALDDNTLEFQGQATENVHSDGTCGVWAKGLVKLVISGGTVASSGDRLTVTGADEAWIYFSVSTDYRRTDRGWETENESTLMKALNKGYALLREDHIRDYGEQYDKVDIQLGLKGKSGLATDQRIRLLEQGEGNEDPQLFALFFQYGRYLTIAGSRENSPLPLHLQGIWNDGEACRMGWSCDYHLDMNTQMNYYPTEITNLGESHLPLIRYVEDLAQAGRETARNLYGCDGWVAHVFSNVWGYTLPGWETSWGLNVTGGLWLATHLIEHYEYSQDRVFLENVAYPVLKESAAFYLDYMCEHPQNGWLVTGPSNSPENHFYPGNSSEAAQQLSMGTTMDQMLVRRLFEFCLNSVELLNKDEELGRKLEEAISKLPPLQIGKKGQLQEWLEDYEEVQPEHRHLSHMYALYPDNQITPDHTPELSAAARVTLENRMVQEELEDVEFTAALFGLGFARLHDGETAYKHLSHLIGGLCFDNLFTYSKSGIAGAESNIFVVDGNFGGTAVLAEMLLQSYAGEIHLLPALPQAWSTGSITGLRAKGNAEVDIAWENGKLTSTNIHTFSPGTFTICWGKHRAILHAEAGESYYFNSELELVK; via the coding sequence ATGAACGATTTTACTTTGTGGTATTCAACCCCTGCAGCGGATTGGTCTCAAGGCCTGCCTTTGGGCAATGGAAGAATAGGGGCAGTTGTCATGGCGTCTTCGCATCAAGAAGTATGGAGTATGAGCGAGGTCACCTACTGGTCGGGTCGAATTGATCCGGAGCACCCTTCCGAAGGAGGCAAGGCTGCACTGCAAGAGATGCGAGATCATTTCTTCTCCGGCGATTATGATGAAGGAGATCGTCTTGCCAAGCAGCAACTACAGCCAAAGAAACGTAATTTCGGCACCCATCTTGGATTATGTGATGTTGTAATTGATTTTGGGAAAAAGAATTCGAGTTCTGATGAAGTTGGAAGCTTCCAACGTGAGTTGGATCTGACTCATGCGCTGGCCGGAGCGTTCTGGAAGGATGACGAAATCACAATTCTTCGTGAAGTTTTTGCTTCTCACGCCGATGATATAGTGGCCTCCAGAGTTTGGAGCGATGCTACTGGTGGCGTATCCTTTACACTTGGTTTGCAGGCAGGCACGGAATCTTTCAAGGTTATAGCCTTAGATGACAACACACTTGAATTCCAAGGGCAGGCAACGGAAAATGTACATAGTGATGGGACTTGCGGTGTATGGGCCAAGGGTTTGGTCAAGTTGGTTATATCCGGGGGGACCGTCGCAAGTAGTGGTGATCGATTGACTGTGACCGGAGCGGATGAGGCCTGGATTTATTTTAGTGTGAGCACAGATTATCGCCGTACAGATCGGGGTTGGGAAACAGAGAACGAGTCTACGCTGATGAAGGCTTTAAACAAGGGCTATGCCTTGCTGAGGGAGGATCATATCCGTGATTACGGTGAGCAATATGACAAGGTAGATATTCAGTTGGGGCTCAAGGGGAAATCCGGTCTGGCTACTGACCAACGCATTCGTTTGTTGGAACAGGGTGAGGGGAATGAAGATCCGCAGCTGTTTGCATTATTTTTTCAATATGGACGGTATCTGACCATTGCGGGCTCTCGTGAGAACTCACCGCTGCCACTCCATCTCCAGGGAATCTGGAATGACGGTGAAGCGTGCCGAATGGGCTGGAGCTGTGATTATCACCTTGATATGAATACCCAGATGAATTATTACCCCACAGAGATTACGAATCTTGGTGAGAGCCATCTTCCGTTAATTCGGTATGTTGAGGATTTGGCACAGGCGGGCAGGGAAACGGCTCGTAATCTATATGGATGCGATGGGTGGGTCGCTCATGTCTTCTCCAATGTATGGGGCTATACGTTGCCTGGATGGGAGACCTCATGGGGGCTGAACGTTACAGGCGGATTATGGCTGGCTACACACCTGATTGAGCATTATGAGTATAGTCAGGATCGTGTTTTTCTTGAGAATGTGGCCTATCCTGTACTTAAAGAATCGGCGGCCTTCTATCTGGACTACATGTGTGAGCATCCTCAGAACGGTTGGCTGGTGACGGGTCCTTCCAATTCGCCGGAGAATCATTTCTATCCTGGTAATTCGAGTGAGGCGGCACAGCAGCTGTCCATGGGAACGACAATGGACCAGATGCTGGTGCGCAGGCTCTTCGAATTTTGTCTTAATTCAGTTGAACTTTTGAACAAAGACGAGGAACTCGGACGCAAGCTGGAAGAAGCAATCAGCAAACTTCCACCTCTACAGATTGGCAAGAAAGGCCAGTTACAGGAGTGGCTGGAGGATTATGAGGAGGTGCAGCCGGAGCATCGGCATTTGTCTCATATGTATGCGCTGTATCCGGACAATCAGATTACACCTGATCATACACCGGAACTTAGTGCGGCAGCACGAGTAACGCTTGAGAACCGTATGGTCCAGGAAGAGCTGGAGGATGTTGAATTTACAGCTGCTTTGTTTGGACTGGGTTTTGCGAGATTGCACGATGGAGAAACGGCATATAAACACCTCTCACATTTGATCGGCGGTCTGTGCTTCGATAATCTGTTCACCTATTCCAAATCCGGAATTGCTGGAGCAGAGAGTAATATTTTCGTCGTTGATGGAAATTTCGGCGGTACAGCTGTCTTAGCGGAGATGCTGCTGCAAAGTTATGCGGGCGAAATTCACCTTCTCCCAGCGCTGCCACAGGCATGGAGCACGGGCTCGATAACCGGGTTGAGAGCAAAAGGAAATGCCGAGGTTGATATCGCCTGGGAGAATGGAAAGCTGACTTCAACTAACATTCACACGTTCTCGCCAGGAACGTTCACCATTTGTTGGGGCAAGCATAGAGCGATCCTTCATGCCGAAGCAGGCGAAAGTTACTATTTCAATAGCGAGCTGGAGTTGGTAAAATAA
- a CDS encoding response regulator encodes MYSIFLVDDEELGLEMMRDYIRWEEMGIYIMGTASNGREALEKIEATQPDIVLTDVQMPIMNGIDLARKIHESYDSIQVMFLTGHDEFQYVKSAINVGAVGYMLKPLDLNEIESVISKVKQRCEEVAMKNRSMEAAKANILKELSYEKNEDRALDLAFSFSRLTRQPETTRYAMALFSIDPKEAEEEQQSLEECTARLVSFLDHFFKAKNLKAIFVDYKEGETGVFMEAAQQPGHYAWEDLAEAIRSALDFTVTAAVGGQETELAHIHCLYEQTRTILNERFYEGTGTIIHAETISNQFYTEHMPPFEQKEWFEAINRLDFEWAAQKLHGYIEGLATLRVKKKIICDWSIDLVNELLEQLHKPVPKRAELYHSIYNALTLHEIEDLILGTAEDAVSMLGERFMDKNAKLIHRVRTLIDQNYNQPITINSLSDQVYLSPNYLRSIFKDKTGMTIHDYLTRIRLDKARELLADGSLKIHDIAQNVGYESTSYFISLFLKTQGVTPNEYRKSI; translated from the coding sequence ATGTATAGTATTTTTTTGGTAGACGATGAAGAGCTGGGACTTGAGATGATGAGGGATTATATCCGTTGGGAAGAGATGGGGATCTACATCATGGGAACGGCGAGTAACGGCAGGGAGGCCTTGGAGAAGATCGAGGCCACCCAGCCTGATATCGTTCTTACTGATGTTCAGATGCCGATAATGAACGGTATTGATCTGGCGAGAAAGATACATGAGAGCTACGATTCGATCCAAGTGATGTTTCTGACCGGGCACGATGAATTTCAATATGTAAAATCGGCTATCAACGTAGGGGCCGTAGGATATATGTTAAAACCTTTGGATTTAAACGAAATTGAAAGCGTTATCAGTAAAGTTAAACAGCGTTGTGAAGAAGTTGCAATGAAGAACCGTTCCATGGAGGCGGCCAAAGCCAATATCCTGAAGGAGTTATCTTACGAAAAAAATGAGGATCGTGCTCTTGATCTCGCTTTTAGTTTCAGCCGTCTAACCCGACAACCGGAGACCACCCGATATGCAATGGCTTTGTTCAGTATCGATCCCAAGGAGGCTGAAGAGGAACAGCAAAGTCTGGAGGAATGTACAGCTCGGCTGGTGTCTTTTCTCGATCATTTCTTCAAAGCGAAGAACCTTAAAGCGATCTTTGTGGATTACAAGGAAGGAGAGACAGGTGTATTTATGGAAGCGGCCCAGCAGCCGGGACATTATGCGTGGGAAGACTTGGCTGAGGCTATTCGTAGTGCCCTGGATTTTACGGTAACGGCAGCTGTGGGCGGACAAGAGACCGAGTTAGCCCATATTCACTGTCTGTACGAACAGACGCGAACCATCTTGAACGAACGTTTCTATGAAGGTACAGGCACAATTATTCATGCGGAGACGATTTCGAACCAATTTTATACGGAGCATATGCCCCCTTTTGAACAAAAGGAATGGTTTGAGGCTATTAACCGACTGGATTTTGAATGGGCCGCACAGAAGCTGCACGGGTATATTGAGGGATTGGCAACACTGCGAGTTAAGAAAAAAATCATCTGCGACTGGTCAATAGATCTCGTTAATGAGCTGTTGGAGCAGCTTCATAAACCTGTTCCGAAACGGGCTGAGCTGTATCATTCCATCTATAATGCACTGACTCTGCATGAGATCGAGGATCTGATTCTCGGTACTGCGGAAGATGCCGTGAGTATGCTGGGTGAGCGGTTTATGGACAAAAATGCAAAGTTGATTCACAGGGTCCGTACCCTCATCGATCAGAATTATAATCAGCCGATTACCATCAACAGCCTGTCTGATCAGGTCTATTTGTCACCGAACTATTTGAGATCCATTTTTAAGGACAAAACAGGGATGACAATTCACGATTATCTGACACGCATCAGACTGGATAAAGCCAGGGAACTGCTGGCTGATGGTTCTCTCAAGATTCACGATATCGCGCAGAACGTGGGCTATGAAAGTACATCCTATTTTATTTCTCTGTTCTTGAAGACACAGGGCGTAACACCCAACGAATACAGGAAAAGTATTTAA
- a CDS encoding S-layer homology domain-containing protein, which translates to MLGRMMKKGFVFFIIFCLVVGGGQFVRTAHADDMNTYEAEAEGNILLGNAKISDSPTASGGKKVGGMYQGSSLQFNNVTVSETGNYKISVYYISGDSRPFNISANGGDKQFEEPPKTVDWDTVGTYDVTLPLNAGTNTILIDDNNWYSPDIDKIVIRGLDSGHPGEGGGDDWKKNLHGAIIEAEAADNILKGNAKVVDSSISSGGKKVTDLNKNSSLQFTNVTVPADGTYLIRISYISGDQRPVYMQVNNGTDEMIDLPKTASWNTVGTYDAEASLHKGVNTITFSDHDWYSPDFDRIEVIPYTLSYEAEDSGNTLTGEARVTESPNASGGKKVGYLNGGSSLTFNKIIAPMTGDYRVKVDYFSGDPRSFYVHANGGEEQFHDLPKTPDWDTVGTYDLTLPLTEGENTITFSDNNGYSPDLDRIIVEPAIETEPENPGEGDDDLGTPGDSQQYGDITVTDYTHGLLVSNGKYEVSYNTQTGFVGYSWAEGQKMRGIFSSIKLGESLVETKGYESHASGGAPLEIQDEFGKGIELNFVHTSTGKPTLKQVYRFYEDKSYFLNRLDAISDTEIQSNYMSPITVKNTGGVDIGVSSDNRVLTVPFDNDAWIRYKSQTMNRADTSYEMTTVFNNSTRNGLVIGSVTHDTWKTGIDWKGSANRLNEFVVYGGAASDVTRDTQPHGSLTGTELSSPLIMVGGFSDYRTGLEEYGKANAIITPPLALNPELPQGVPVGWNSWGAYDSGLSYQNVVDVSNYFKNNLKKFNNNGNVFINMDSYWDNLSDAELAQAVSVIKDNGQHAGIYWGPFVYWGNDMSQKVDGTKGQYTYGDIVLKDAEGEPLPTLDGAYALDVTHPGSQMRMNYFLDKFKSLGFTFIKLDFLTHGSLEGQHYDTTVTTGIQAYNEGMRYVEERLDGKMFISASIAPIFPSQYAHSRRISCDTYGKINETEYMLNSLTYGFWQNGTIYSYTDPDHLALSSASSLEEARSRVNSGVIAGTVMMDSDDVNDPKAQEYMTALYNNTDVLQVALKGKVFKPLEGNTNANAADTFVLKDGNDYYLAVFNYSGNSSANKTINLGRAGLNESKSYMLQDLWTGESSTATGSWSISLGPAESKLVKLTEKPLNPENPGNPSNPGNNGNNNNTTSGNTGNSTAQENDTVTLVITADMLKVDSGTGKAVVDIKAGTQELQLSSAVLRQLGNHPLEVKSGKLTLQVPASLFHQLLSKLPAGQREDSMISLKMVPLGSKAKEVVAAVESSSRATVSLKGEIYEFSLSATTKSGTTETLSAFDHPVTLSLAAAEGFDPSLGGIYYINENGKLEFLKSDYVNGVLTTKVSHFSKYAVLELNRTFADVPASHWANSVIKELAAKGYVEGTNEDQFEPGRAVTRAEFTSMLVHSLRLTVAGKVQFTDVATDAWYAEPISIATQAGIVNGRSAASFQPDAQITREEITVMLMKAYELNDGKVPVGATDILFTDMAQVSSWAAVSVKDAARLGLVQGQRQGQFVPKGIASRAEAAQVIYNLILK; encoded by the coding sequence ATGTTGGGACGGATGATGAAAAAAGGATTTGTGTTCTTTATCATTTTTTGCTTGGTAGTTGGCGGGGGCCAGTTCGTCCGAACAGCTCACGCTGATGATATGAATACCTATGAAGCCGAGGCCGAGGGGAATATTTTGCTTGGCAACGCGAAAATCTCTGATAGCCCGACGGCTTCAGGAGGCAAAAAGGTCGGAGGCATGTACCAAGGCAGTTCCTTGCAATTTAACAATGTTACTGTAAGTGAGACAGGAAATTATAAGATTTCCGTTTACTACATTTCAGGTGATTCGCGGCCGTTCAATATTAGTGCGAATGGAGGGGACAAGCAATTTGAAGAACCACCCAAGACAGTCGACTGGGATACGGTGGGAACATATGATGTGACTCTTCCGTTGAACGCTGGTACCAACACAATCCTGATTGATGACAACAACTGGTATTCTCCCGACATCGACAAGATTGTGATCCGCGGTTTGGACAGTGGCCACCCAGGCGAAGGGGGCGGAGATGACTGGAAGAAAAATCTGCATGGTGCAATCATTGAGGCAGAAGCAGCCGACAATATTTTGAAAGGCAATGCCAAGGTGGTGGACAGCAGTATCAGTTCAGGCGGAAAAAAAGTAACGGATCTGAACAAAAACAGTTCACTGCAATTTACGAATGTTACTGTACCGGCAGATGGTACATATTTGATTCGAATATCTTATATCTCCGGTGACCAGCGTCCTGTTTATATGCAGGTGAACAATGGCACGGATGAGATGATTGATCTGCCCAAAACGGCAAGCTGGAATACGGTAGGCACGTATGATGCGGAAGCCTCCCTCCATAAGGGAGTTAATACCATTACGTTCTCGGATCATGATTGGTACTCCCCCGATTTTGACCGAATTGAAGTAATCCCGTATACGCTTAGCTATGAAGCCGAAGATTCGGGCAATACGCTGACTGGTGAAGCGCGAGTAACAGAGAGTCCGAATGCTTCCGGCGGCAAAAAGGTCGGCTATCTGAATGGCGGAAGCTCCTTGACATTCAATAAAATTATAGCCCCCATGACAGGTGATTACCGCGTTAAGGTAGATTATTTTTCAGGTGATCCACGGAGTTTCTATGTCCATGCGAATGGTGGGGAAGAACAGTTCCATGACCTGCCTAAAACCCCGGATTGGGATACGGTAGGTACGTATGATCTTACACTCCCATTAACTGAAGGCGAGAATACAATCACCTTTTCAGACAACAATGGCTATTCTCCCGATCTGGACCGGATTATCGTAGAGCCTGCGATAGAGACAGAACCCGAAAATCCAGGTGAAGGAGATGACGATCTGGGAACACCGGGTGACTCGCAACAATACGGGGATATCACGGTGACTGATTACACGCATGGCCTTCTGGTATCGAACGGAAAATACGAAGTGTCTTATAATACCCAAACTGGATTCGTCGGCTATAGCTGGGCAGAAGGGCAGAAGATGCGGGGCATTTTCAGCAGCATTAAACTTGGTGAGAGCCTTGTGGAAACCAAAGGTTATGAGAGTCATGCGAGCGGTGGAGCACCGCTGGAGATTCAGGATGAATTTGGCAAAGGCATTGAGTTGAATTTCGTTCATACGTCAACTGGCAAACCAACCCTGAAGCAGGTCTATCGGTTTTATGAAGATAAGTCGTATTTCCTCAACCGTTTGGATGCCATCAGTGATACAGAGATCCAGAGTAATTACATGTCACCAATTACTGTGAAAAATACGGGTGGTGTGGATATCGGCGTCAGCTCGGATAACCGTGTGCTTACAGTACCTTTTGACAATGACGCCTGGATACGCTATAAATCTCAAACGATGAACCGCGCGGATACCAGTTACGAAATGACAACGGTATTCAATAATTCAACACGTAACGGTCTCGTGATTGGTTCAGTAACCCATGACACCTGGAAGACCGGTATTGACTGGAAAGGCTCAGCTAATCGTCTGAATGAATTTGTTGTGTATGGTGGTGCAGCGAGTGACGTTACTCGCGATACTCAGCCACATGGCAGCCTGACTGGTACTGAACTGTCCTCACCACTGATTATGGTAGGTGGTTTCAGTGACTACCGCACAGGACTTGAAGAATACGGAAAAGCCAATGCGATTATTACACCTCCGCTGGCGTTGAATCCGGAGCTGCCACAAGGCGTTCCAGTAGGTTGGAATAGCTGGGGAGCTTATGATAGCGGGCTTTCGTATCAGAACGTAGTGGATGTGTCCAATTATTTCAAGAACAATCTTAAGAAGTTCAACAATAACGGCAATGTATTCATTAACATGGATTCATACTGGGATAATCTAAGTGATGCTGAGCTTGCTCAAGCCGTATCTGTAATTAAGGACAATGGTCAGCATGCAGGCATCTATTGGGGGCCATTTGTGTATTGGGGCAACGATATGAGCCAAAAAGTAGATGGTACCAAGGGGCAATATACGTATGGTGATATTGTGCTTAAGGATGCTGAGGGGGAGCCTCTGCCTACACTGGATGGAGCATATGCACTGGATGTGACACATCCGGGAAGTCAAATGCGTATGAATTATTTTTTGGATAAGTTTAAATCACTTGGATTCACATTCATCAAACTGGATTTCCTAACCCACGGCTCACTGGAAGGCCAGCATTATGATACAACCGTGACGACAGGGATACAGGCTTACAATGAAGGGATGCGTTATGTTGAAGAGCGATTGGATGGGAAAATGTTTATTAGTGCGTCCATTGCACCGATCTTTCCAAGTCAATATGCGCATAGCAGACGGATCTCTTGTGACACTTATGGCAAAATCAATGAAACGGAGTATATGCTCAATTCATTGACATATGGTTTCTGGCAAAATGGAACGATCTATTCATATACAGATCCAGATCATTTGGCATTAAGCAGTGCTTCAAGCTTGGAGGAAGCCCGCAGCCGGGTAAATTCCGGTGTAATTGCCGGTACGGTGATGATGGATTCCGATGATGTGAACGATCCCAAGGCACAGGAATACATGACAGCATTGTACAATAACACGGATGTTCTTCAGGTGGCGCTGAAAGGCAAAGTATTCAAGCCGCTTGAAGGAAATACGAATGCAAATGCGGCAGATACGTTTGTCCTAAAAGATGGCAATGATTATTACCTTGCCGTATTTAATTACAGCGGCAATAGTTCAGCAAACAAAACGATTAATTTGGGTCGTGCCGGATTGAATGAATCCAAATCCTACATGTTACAAGATTTGTGGACAGGAGAATCTTCGACAGCCACGGGTTCATGGTCCATCTCGCTTGGACCGGCTGAATCGAAGTTGGTTAAATTGACCGAAAAACCACTCAATCCTGAAAACCCAGGAAACCCAAGCAATCCTGGCAACAATGGCAATAACAATAATACTACTAGTGGGAACACCGGCAACAGCACGGCTCAGGAGAACGATACAGTAACACTGGTCATCACAGCCGATATGCTGAAAGTGGACAGTGGGACAGGGAAAGCCGTTGTGGACATCAAGGCTGGTACTCAGGAGCTACAATTGTCATCTGCTGTTTTACGCCAGCTCGGCAACCATCCACTGGAAGTGAAATCAGGCAAGCTAACCCTGCAAGTACCTGCGAGTTTGTTCCATCAGCTGTTGAGCAAGCTACCAGCTGGGCAACGGGAAGATAGTATGATTTCCTTGAAAATGGTTCCGCTTGGCAGCAAGGCCAAGGAGGTCGTTGCTGCAGTGGAATCATCTTCTCGGGCAACGGTTTCCCTTAAGGGAGAAATCTATGAATTCAGCCTTTCGGCAACAACCAAATCAGGTACAACCGAAACACTTTCTGCGTTCGATCATCCGGTTACGCTGAGTCTGGCAGCGGCTGAAGGCTTCGACCCTTCACTGGGAGGAATATATTATATTAACGAAAATGGGAAATTGGAATTTCTCAAATCGGATTACGTTAATGGCGTATTAACGACTAAAGTGAGCCACTTCAGCAAGTATGCCGTTCTCGAACTGAATCGGACGTTTGCCGATGTTCCGGCCAGTCATTGGGCCAATTCTGTAATTAAGGAGTTGGCAGCAAAGGGGTATGTCGAAGGTACAAACGAAGATCAATTTGAGCCAGGCCGGGCTGTCACTCGCGCTGAATTCACTTCTATGCTTGTTCATTCCCTGAGACTGACCGTAGCGGGGAAAGTACAATTTACAGATGTAGCGACAGATGCGTGGTACGCGGAACCCATCTCGATTGCGACCCAAGCCGGTATTGTCAACGGCCGAAGCGCAGCCAGTTTCCAGCCGGACGCACAGATTACCCGTGAAGAAATTACGGTGATGCTGATGAAAGCATACGAACTGAATGATGGGAAAGTGCCTGTGGGTGCTACAGACATCTTGTTTACAGATATGGCTCAGGTTTCTTCATGGGCAGCTGTTTCGGTGAAGGATGCAGCCCGACTAGGACTGGTTCAAGGCCAAAGACAGGGGCAGTTTGTGCCTAAAGGGATAGCTTCCCGTGCAGAGGCGGCTCAGGTCATCTATAACCTGATTTTGAAGTAA
- a CDS encoding alpha-galactosidase, with product MINLTIQYNEQLRIFAIQTQNSSYIFGINEREHLQHLYWGNPVDIEDSAPLLHLQSHSSFDAEVEGEVEEYSFWGGASYTEPSLKLRMSDGVRDLQVKYDRHEIIEQDGRQALIITLKDQVYALETQLVYRVIPEFDLVERYANIVNKGQADIVLESMQSAAWTLPYLQDYRLTHVTGKWSGEFQLRNTILTEGKKVLESRRGFTDGHANPWFAIDDGLSTESGGGVWFGALAWSGNWKIVAEKTPFTHVRVTGGINDFDNEWLLGAGETFETPVFVGGFSPEGFGGMSHRLHQYQYNYILPRSEIGKVLYNSWEATYFDVNAQDQMALAERAAKMGVELFVVDDGWFGQRHSDRAGLGDWNVNKEKFPNGLVELIDRVHGLGMEFGIWVEPESVNPDSDLYREHPDWVYHFETRGRTELRNQLLLNISKPEVKQYIINFMTELLGNHEIKFIKWDMNRTITEPGMKGHPINRQKEVWVRHVQSLYDIWAQLRAKFPDVEFETCAGGGSRIDLGIFRYADQSWPSDNTDAFDRLSIQEGFSYTYAPRMMTCWVTESPTGMNGRNVSLKYRFHSAMMGTLGIGSNLNEWSDEWIEQSGEFIGQYKAIRHLVQFGRQFRLTALRDKGVTAVQYSNTAASEHVLFAFLHSQKLGEPLPRLRLAGLQADKTYLIEELGLSVSGRALMNIGVELPLRGDFDSLVYRIREQV from the coding sequence ATGATAAACTTGACGATTCAATATAATGAACAACTACGTATATTTGCAATACAGACACAAAATTCGTCCTACATTTTCGGAATTAATGAGAGGGAACACCTCCAGCATCTGTATTGGGGTAACCCCGTGGACATCGAGGATAGCGCTCCGTTGCTCCATCTACAATCCCATAGCTCTTTTGACGCGGAAGTGGAAGGAGAGGTGGAGGAGTACAGCTTCTGGGGAGGCGCATCTTATACAGAGCCATCTCTGAAGCTGCGTATGTCTGATGGTGTCCGCGATCTTCAGGTAAAGTATGACCGTCACGAGATCATTGAACAGGATGGCAGACAGGCATTGATTATCACGTTGAAGGATCAGGTGTATGCACTTGAAACACAGCTGGTATATCGGGTCATCCCGGAATTCGACCTGGTGGAGCGTTATGCCAATATCGTAAATAAGGGACAGGCGGATATCGTGCTGGAAAGCATGCAATCCGCAGCCTGGACATTGCCATATCTCCAGGATTACCGTCTGACGCATGTTACGGGGAAATGGTCAGGTGAGTTCCAACTGCGTAATACCATTTTGACAGAGGGAAAAAAGGTACTTGAATCGCGGAGAGGTTTCACGGACGGTCATGCTAACCCATGGTTTGCGATTGATGATGGTCTTTCGACGGAAAGCGGCGGTGGGGTATGGTTTGGTGCTCTGGCCTGGAGCGGCAACTGGAAGATTGTCGCTGAGAAGACACCATTCACGCATGTGCGGGTAACAGGTGGCATCAATGATTTTGACAATGAATGGTTGCTGGGTGCGGGCGAAACGTTTGAGACACCTGTCTTTGTCGGCGGATTCAGCCCAGAAGGCTTTGGAGGAATGAGCCACCGCTTGCATCAGTATCAATACAATTACATACTGCCTCGCAGTGAAATCGGGAAAGTGCTGTATAACTCCTGGGAAGCGACCTACTTCGATGTTAATGCACAGGACCAAATGGCGCTTGCCGAGCGGGCAGCCAAGATGGGCGTGGAGCTGTTCGTCGTGGATGACGGCTGGTTTGGACAGCGGCATTCCGATCGAGCGGGGTTGGGCGACTGGAACGTGAATAAGGAGAAGTTCCCGAACGGACTAGTTGAGCTGATTGACCGGGTTCACGGACTTGGGATGGAATTCGGCATATGGGTAGAGCCGGAGTCGGTCAATCCGGATAGTGATCTCTATAGAGAACATCCAGACTGGGTATATCATTTTGAGACCCGAGGACGTACGGAGCTTCGCAATCAGCTGCTGCTGAATATTTCCAAGCCGGAGGTTAAGCAATACATTATTAATTTCATGACCGAACTGCTTGGCAACCATGAGATTAAGTTCATTAAATGGGACATGAACCGGACCATCACGGAGCCAGGCATGAAGGGGCACCCCATTAACCGTCAGAAAGAAGTATGGGTAAGGCATGTCCAGAGTCTCTATGATATATGGGCACAGCTGAGAGCCAAGTTCCCGGATGTGGAGTTTGAGACTTGCGCAGGAGGTGGATCGCGGATTGATCTGGGCATCTTCCGTTATGCCGACCAGTCCTGGCCGAGTGACAATACGGATGCGTTCGACCGTCTGAGCATTCAGGAAGGCTTCTCGTATACGTACGCACCACGTATGATGACTTGTTGGGTAACCGAGTCACCTACAGGAATGAACGGTCGAAACGTCTCTCTGAAGTATCGTTTCCACAGTGCAATGATGGGCACGCTTGGTATTGGTTCCAATCTGAACGAGTGGAGTGATGAATGGATTGAGCAGTCCGGGGAATTCATAGGACAGTACAAAGCCATTCGCCACCTCGTGCAATTCGGCAGACAATTCCGCCTGACTGCGCTTCGCGATAAGGGGGTTACGGCTGTCCAGTACAGTAATACTGCCGCAAGTGAACATGTGCTGTTCGCCTTTCTTCACTCGCAGAAGCTGGGTGAACCGTTGCCAAGACTCCGTTTGGCGGGTCTTCAGGCT